CCGCGGCAGCCCGTCGTCGAAGCGCGCGGTGGCCACGCTGCTCGACGCGACCCAGACCGGCCGGCGCGAATGCCTGCGCGCCACCTCGGCCGTGCAGAGGATCAACGCCGCGGCGCCGTCGCTCACCGGGCAGATCTCGTAGAGCCGGAGCGGGTCGCTGACCAGCGCGGAGCCGAGCACGTCCTCGACCGTGAACTCCTGGCGGAAGCGCGCGTTCGCGTTGTGCGCGCCCACGCGGTGCGCCTTCACCGCGATCATCGCGAGCTGCCGCTCGGTGGTTCCGTACTCCGCCATGCGCCGCCGGCACAGCGCGGCCCAGAAGGCCGGGCCCGGCATTCCGACGCTCTTCTGGCGCAGGTACTCGAGGTCGGTCTCCTCGTCGACGCCCGAGGTCTGGATGAAGCCGCGCGGCATCTTCTCTCCGCCGACCACCAGGACGACGTCGTAGATTCCGCCCGCCACGAGCGCATGCCCGACGTTGAACGCGTTGCCCCCGGCCGCGCAGCCCGCCGAGAGGTTGTAGACGGGGATTCCGGTGGGGCCGAGATCCTCGACGACGTCGTTGCCGTTCAGGCCCCAGCCCTTGCCCCCCGAGAAGCGCGAGCTCGCGGCGGCCACCGCCTGGATCTCGCGCCACGGCACGCCCGCGTCGGCCAGCGCCGCGTCGATCGCGTGGCGACACATCTCGGTGACGGACCGGTTCGGGAACTTGCCCCACGGGTGCATGCCCACGCCCAGCACCGCGACCTGCCTCATCGCCGTCTCCTCAAAGCGGGCGGAACTTCCAGCTGATCAGGTCGTCGCCGTCCGCGGTCCGGCACAGCGCCTCGAGCACCAGCTCGACCTCGCCCCCGATCCGGAGCGCCGCTGGATCCGCGCGGGTCATCCGACCGACCACGCGGATTCCGCCCGGCAGGTCGACCACGCCGAGCGCGTAGGGGACGTAGGGCTCGTCGTACTTCGCGGGCGGCGGCGGCGCGTAGTTCTGCACTGCGTAGCTCCAGAGCGTGCCGCGCGGGCCGAACTCGACCGCCTCGAGCTCTCCGCCGTCGCACTCCGGATTGCGACACGAGCTCGTGCGCGGGAAGTAGCTCGCCTTGCAGCCGCTGCAGGTCGAGCCGAGCAGGCGCGGGCCGGCGTCGGTGAGCGCGAACAGGCCTTCTGCGACCGGCAGCGACTTTCCCACGCTCACCTCTCCTTCGCGGCGCGAACCAGCTCGGGAAGGATCTCGAGGCAGTCTCCCACGATCCCGTAGCGGGCGTAGCGGAAGATCGCGGCGTCGCGATCGCCCCTGATCGCCGCGATCGTCTTCGCCGCGGCGCAGCCGGCCAT
The genomic region above belongs to Deltaproteobacteria bacterium and contains:
- a CDS encoding lipid-transfer protein; translation: MRQVAVLGVGMHPWGKFPNRSVTEMCRHAIDAALADAGVPWREIQAVAAASSRFSGGKGWGLNGNDVVEDLGPTGIPVYNLSAGCAAGGNAFNVGHALVAGGIYDVVLVVGGEKMPRGFIQTSGVDEETDLEYLRQKSVGMPGPAFWAALCRRRMAEYGTTERQLAMIAVKAHRVGAHNANARFRQEFTVEDVLGSALVSDPLRLYEICPVSDGAAALILCTAEVARRHSRRPVWVASSSVATARFDDGLPRALGSVVPAHGRTHHSEAAQAVRKAFDAAGVGPKDLDLVELQDNTVYYELAFPEDWGLCEPGEAERLVESGDTLPTGRLPINPSGGFLCFGEATTAMGVFQACELTWQLRGEAGARQVPGARVGLAQTLGLGGNGTALILKQ